From a single Anopheles cruzii unplaced genomic scaffold, idAnoCruzAS_RS32_06 scaffold01008_ctg1, whole genome shotgun sequence genomic region:
- the LOC128276357 gene encoding zinc finger protein 90-like: protein MVNEAHRVLLETNIANVQQRPSLSDVGEGNICAVEFVSIKQEPLDDEHLESKDLELTLKNEIMASISQHITMETTVNNEEHISDTDNKRRLRNRGKNPTKNAQKDNSKLTTPDKRNKTKYLNNNKLDTNTSRTSKSKVDEEIISFYKRLVCDICDLAKMASREPSVEYVNLRELKRHMLKIHDIKELIITCPMCSKKLRSRTKLVEHKEMHLNPDRFRCEVCAEVHQNIKEHMQNKHKERTFCCEECGKRFPFQTRLNAHVRKLHSAKDVPCDQCDKAFSKYTIEDHKRAVHGAGFICEHCPRIFKSRFQLDCHMGEHIKNPPPSSNLPKVPCNICGLVVGNKYILQTHIKLIHTQQTPASCESCGKQFKSKRYLSSHLRNVCTDRSFPCTICGKSFKKKKKLTEHMTTHTKSPLYQCQFCPKTFRFDTLLYTHRKRVHHEQWLEIQRKRKEGIRISSNLVPN from the exons ATGGTGAATGAAGCGCACCGGGTTTTGTTGGAAACAAATATTGCAAACGTTCAACAGCGACCGTCGTTGAGTGATGTTGGCGAGGGAAACATTTGTGCGGTGGAGTTTGTATCCATCAAACAAGAACCATTGGACGATGAACACCTCGAGAGCAAAGACCTAGAGTTAACACTGAAGAATGAAATAATGGCCAGCATATCTCAACACATCACAATGGAAACAACCGTAAACAACGAAGAACATATTTCGGATACAGATAATAAGAGAAGATTGCGCAATAGGGGTAAAAATCCGACTAAAAACGCTCAAAAAGACAACTCCAAACTAACAACACCcgacaaaagaaacaaaacgaaatacTTGAATAATAACAAACTGGACACCAACACAAGTCGCACTAGTAAATCAAAAGTGGATGAGGAGATTATTAGCTTTTACAAACGCTTGGTGTGCGATATTTGTGATTTGGCAAAAATGGCCAGCAGAGAGCCATCGGTCGAGTACGTCAACCTGAGGGAGTTGAAGCGACACATGCTAAAAATCCACGATATAAAAGAGCTTATAATAACGTGCCCAATGTGTAGCAAGAAATTAAGATCGCGGACAAAactggtggaacacaaagaAATGCATCTAAATCCggatcggttccggtgtgaGGTGTGTGCCGAAGTGCACCAGAATATAAAGGAACACATGCAAAACAAGCACAAGGAGCGCACGTTCTGCTGTGAGGAATGTGGCAAGCGATTTCCGTTCCAAACCCGATTAAATGCACATGTTCGTAAATTGCACAGCGCAAAGGACGTGCCCTGCGATCAATGTGACAAGGC GTTCAGCAAATACACAATCGAAGATCATAAGCGCGCAGTACATGGTGCCGGCTTCATTTGTGAGCACTGTCCGAGGATATTTAAAAGCCGCTTTCAGTTGGATTGCCACATGGGCGAACACATCAAGAatccgccaccatcatcaaaTCTACCAAAGGTACCTTGTAACATTTGCGGCCTAGTCGTGGGCAATAAGTATATTCTACAAACGCACATCAAACTGATTCATACGCAACAGACCCCAGCAAGCTGTGAATCATGCGGGAAGCAGTTCAAATCAAAACGATATTTAAGTTCGCATCTTCGTAACGTTTGCACCGATCGCAGCTTTCCGTGCACGATCTGCGGGAAAtcatttaagaaaaaaaagaagttaaCTGAACACATGACGACGCACACAAAAAGCCCACTGTACCAATGCCAGTTCTGTCCGAAAACGTTTCGCTTTGATACGCTGTTGTATACGCACCGCAAGCGGGTCCACC